Sequence from the Gloeocapsopsis dulcis genome:
TCTGCGCAAGTACTGCGTAAGTTAGTCGAAGACGCCAGTAAATATTTAGGTGAAACTGTCACTCAGGCAGTTATTACCGTTCCTGCTTACTTCAACGATTCACAGCGTCAAGCAACTAAAGATGCTGGCAAAATCGCTGGTGTTGAAGTTTTACGGATTATCAACGAACCTACCGCTGCTTCCCTCGCCTACGGTTTTGATAAGAAGAGCAACGAAACCATTCTAGTATTCGACCTTGGTGGTGGTACCTTCGACGTATCCATCCTCGAAGTTGGTGATGGGGTATTTGAAGTTATGGCAACATCAGGTGATACCCACCTTGGTGGTGACGACTTCGATAAAAAAATAGTTGATTACTTAGCAGAAGAATTCCGCAGAAGCGAAGGTATTGATCTGCGTAAGGATAGACAAGCACTACAACGCTTAACTGAAGCAGCAGAAAAAGCTAAAATTGAGCTTTCGAGCGTTACCCAAGCGGAAATCAACCTACCATTTATTACCGCTACCCAGGATGGTCCTAAGCACCTTGATACAACGCTCACTCGTGCTAAGTTTGAAGAACTCTGCTCAGACTTGATTGATCGTTGCCGCATTCCGGTAGAAAATGCACTCCGCGATGCCAAAATTGACAAAAGCGCGATCAACGAAGTTGTACTAGTTGGTGGCTCTACTCGAATTCCCGCCGTCCAAGACGTTGTTAAGCGGGTATTGGGTAGAGACCCAAACCAAACTGTTAACCCTGATGAAGTTGTCGCAGTTGGTGCAGCAATTCAAGCTGGTGTATTGGCTGGTGATGTCACAGGCATCTTGTTACTAGACGTCTCACCACTATCCTTGGGTGTAGAAACCTTGGGTGGTGTCATGACTCGCATCATTCCTCGTAACACTACAATTCCTACCAAGAAGTCTGAAGTCTTCTCAACAGCAGTTGACGGGCAAACCAATGTAGAAATTCACGTTCTACAAGGTGAGCGCGAAATGTCCAGCGATAATAAGAGCTTAGGGACATTCCGCTTAGATGGTATTCCTCCCGCACCGCGTGGCGTTCCTCAAATTGAAGTAACCTTCGATATCGACGCTAACGGTATTCTAAACGTTACTGCTAAAGATAAGGGTAGTGGTAAAGAGCAATCGATCAGTATCACTGGTGCTTCTACTTTGGATAAAACTGAAGTTGAGCGCATGGTAACTGAAGCTGAAAGAAATGCTTCTACTGATAAAGATCGTCGCGAGAAAGTTGATCGCAAAAACCAAGCTGACTCATTAGCT
This genomic interval carries:
- the dnaK gene encoding molecular chaperone DnaK; this translates as MAKVVGIDLGTTNSCVAVMEGGKPTVIANAEGFRTTPSVVAFAKNGDRLVGQIAKRQAVMNPENTFYSVKRFIGRRYDEVTNEATEVAYKVLRDSSGNVKLDCPGAGKQFAPEEISAQVLRKLVEDASKYLGETVTQAVITVPAYFNDSQRQATKDAGKIAGVEVLRIINEPTAASLAYGFDKKSNETILVFDLGGGTFDVSILEVGDGVFEVMATSGDTHLGGDDFDKKIVDYLAEEFRRSEGIDLRKDRQALQRLTEAAEKAKIELSSVTQAEINLPFITATQDGPKHLDTTLTRAKFEELCSDLIDRCRIPVENALRDAKIDKSAINEVVLVGGSTRIPAVQDVVKRVLGRDPNQTVNPDEVVAVGAAIQAGVLAGDVTGILLLDVSPLSLGVETLGGVMTRIIPRNTTIPTKKSEVFSTAVDGQTNVEIHVLQGEREMSSDNKSLGTFRLDGIPPAPRGVPQIEVTFDIDANGILNVTAKDKGSGKEQSISITGASTLDKTEVERMVTEAERNASTDKDRREKVDRKNQADSLAYQAEKQLQDLGDKVPAGDKTKVEGLVKDLREAVAKEDDDRIKTLMPELQQTLYSIGTNLYQQQGGPGAAAGGDPTPDGSDAGSTPSGDDVIDADFTETK